The Amycolatopsis sp. QT-25 genomic sequence CTTGACCACGTGCCCGCCTGGTCCGGTCCGACCGCCGAAGCACCGTTGCCTCGCTGAAGTGGTCTTCGTTCCGAGGGTGGCGGGTGGTGCTCCGTGGTGGCTCCTCCGACAGCTGAGACCACGGATCGTCCGTTGTGGTTCCCCTCGGCTTCGACTTGGGCTTCGAGAACCTGTTCCTCGGCGTCCGGAGGGGACGTTCCGCCGAACCGCGCGTCGGTGATCGCCGCCTGTTTCCGCGCCGCGTCGGCCACCGCGGGGTACGAAGTGGACAGAATGGCGGCGGCGAGCTGTTGTGGTTGCCGCCGAAGAACTTCCGGGCGGAGCGGATGTCCTGAAGGGACGCGCCGGGGTCCGCGACGAGTCGGTCGGACCCGGCCGACATGGAGCCTTCGCGCGCTTGTGGTGCGTCGGACGGCCAGCTATGCCACGGCACTGTGACCGGGGTCACCGTGGCCCCTTCACCGCTTCGCCGCGATGGTGTCCCTTCCCGATCCATCCGGCTCACCCGATAGGGGATAGGTAGCGTGGTTCGCCGAGCGGGGTGGAATCAGTACGAGTGAGGGGAGGGCGTCGTGGACGCCGAGCAGCAGGAAAGCAGCGAAGAACCCCGGCGGGGGAGTCACGCGGCGCCGGACGGGGCTCCCGTGCATCCGCTGATCGATCTCTCGCGGGATCCGCATCCGGGCCGGGCGGACCATGCCAAACCCGACGAGGAATGAAGGCCGGGCGCGCGGCGCCTCCGGTGGGGCGGTGGCGGGAGAACCGGTCCGAAACGCCGTTCCATCAGGGTGACCGCGGCGTGCCGCCCGGCACGATATAGTTATGGACCCCCCGATTTGGCCGGTCCGGAAGAGGCCGGGTATCTTTGGAGACCGTGCCCGGCAGGCGTCGGGCCGTCCCGTGTGCCGTGCGGCATGGACGGGGTGCTCAGGCATCCGGTCCACCGGCTTCGCCCACACGGGATCCGACGGAAAATCCCTACGGGAAGTTACCGGTCGCAAGACCGTGACGCGGGCCGACACGCCCGACCGCGGGGGCCGGAGACACCACGTAGTAGCAAGATCGCGAACAGAAAGCTGGTCCATTGCCCACGATCCAGCAGCTGGTCCGTAAGGGCCGCCAGGACAAGGCTGCCAAGCAGAAGACCGCGGCCCTCAAGGGGAGCCCGCAGCGGCGTGGCGTGTGCACTCGCGTGTACACCACAACCCCCAAGAAGCCGAACTCGGCGCTTCGCAAGGTCGCTCGTGTGAAGCTGACCAGCGGCATCGAGGTCACCGCCTACATTCCCGGTGAAGGCCACAACCTGCAGGAGCACTCGATGGTGCTCGTGCGCGGTGGTCGTGTGAAGGACCTGCCGGGTGTCCGCTACAAGATCATCCGCGGTTCGCTCGACACCCAGGGTGTCAAGAACCGTAAGCAGGCGCGCAGCCGGTACGGCGCGAAGAAGGAGAAGAGCTAATGCCCCGCAAGGGTCCGGCCCCGAAGCGGCCGCTGATCTCTGACCCCGTCTACGCATCCCCGCTGGTCACCCAGCTGGTGAACAAGGTGCTGAAGGACGGCAAGCGGTCTCTGGCCGAGCGCATCGTCTACGGCGCCCTCGAAGGCGCTCGCGAGAAGACCGGCACCGACCCGGTCGTCACGCTGAAGCGCGCCCTTGACAACGTGAAGCCCACCATCGAGGTGAAGAGCCGCCGCGTCGGTGGTGCCACCTACCAGGTGCCGATCGAGGTCAAGCCGGGACGTTCCACCACGCTCGCGCTTCGCTGGCTGGTCTCCTTCTCGCAGGCTCGCCGCGAGAAGACCATGATCGAGCGTCTGCAGAACGAGCTCCTCGACGCGAGCAACGGCCTCGGCGCCAGCGTGAAGCGACGCGAGGACACGCACAAGATGGCCGAGTCCAACAAGGCCTTCGCGCACTACCGCTGGTAAGTAGTCCGGTACCGCCGCCCGGTCCCTCGGGTCGCGCCTTGCCGGGCCCCACTTTTGAGACAGGGGAACACTCTCGTGGCACGTGAAGTGCTGACCGACCTGAACAAGGTCCGCAACATCGGCATCATGGCCCACATCGACGCCGGTAAGACCACCACCACCGAGCGGATCCTGTTCTACACCGGGGTCAACTACAAGATCGGTGAAGTCCACGATGGCGCCGCCACCATGGACTGGATGGAGGAGGAGCAGAAGCGGGGTATCACCATCACCTCGGCTGCCACCACCACCTTCTGGGCCGATCACCAGATCAACATCATCGACACCCCGGGTCACGTCGACTTCACCGTCGAGGTGGAGCGATCGCTGCGCGTGCTCGATGGTGCCGTCGCCGTCTTCGACGGCAAGGAAGGTGTCGAGCCGCAGTCCGAGCAGGTCTGGCGTCAGGCGGACAAGTACGAGGTTCCTCGTATCTGCTTCGTCAACAAGATGGACAAGCTCGGCGCGGACTTCTACTTCACCGTCCGCACCATCGAAGAGCGCCTCGGCGCCCGCCCGCTGGTCATCCAGCTGCCGATCGGCGCCGAGAACGAGTTCGAAGGCGTCATCGACCTGGTCCGCATGAAGGCGTTGACCTGGCGCGGAGAGGTCCAGAAGGGCGAGGACTACGCCGTCGAGGAGATCCCGGCCGAGCTCGCCGACAAGGCGGCCGAGTACCGGGAGAAGCTGGTCGAGGCCATCGCCGAGACCGACGACTCCCTGATGGAGAAGTTCCTCGAGGGCGAGGAGCTGACGGAAGCCGAGCTCAAGGCCGGTATCCGCAAGCTCACCGTGAACCGCGAGGCGTACCCGGTGCTCACCGGTTCCGCTTTCAAGAACAAGGGCGTGCAGCCCATGCTCGACGCGGTCATCGACTACCTTCCGTCGCCGCTGGACGTCCCCGCCGTCGAGGGCACGCTGCCCGACGGTGAGACCGTCGTGTCGCGCAAGCCGTCGACCGAGGAGCCGTTCTCCGCTCTGGCGTTCAAGATCGCCGCGCACCCGTTCTTCGGCAAGCTGACCTACATCCGGGTGTACTCGGGCAAGGTCGCCTCCGGCGCGCAGCTGATCAACGCCACCAAGGAGCGCAAGGAGCGCATCGGGAAGCTCTTCCAGATGCACTCCAACAAGGAGAACCCGGTCGACGAGGCCCAGGCGGGCCACATCTACGCGGTCATCGGCCTGAAGGACACCACCACCGGTGACACCCTCGCCGACCCGCAGAACCCGGTCGTCCTCGAGTCGATGACGTTCCCGGCGCCGGTCATCCGCGTCGCGATCGAGCCGAAGACCAAGGCCGACCAGGAGAAGCTGTCCCTGGCGATCCAGAAGCTGGCCGAAGAGGACCCGACGTTCCAGGTCAACCTGGACGAGGACACCGGCCAGACGATCATCGCGGGTATGGGCGAGCTGCACCTCGAGGTGCTGGTGAACCGCATGAAGTCCGACTACAAGGTCGAGGCGAACATCGGTAAGCCGCAGGTCGCCTACCGCGAGACGGTGCGCAAGACGGTCGAGAAGCTCGACTACGTGCACAAGAAGCAGACCGGTGGTTCCGGTCAGTTCGCGAAGGTCATCGTCAAGCTCGAGCCGCTCGAGTCCACCGACGGTGCCCTCTACGAGTTCTCCAACAAGGTCACCGGTGGCCGCGTGCCGCGGGAGTACATCCCGTCGGTCGACGCGGGCGCGCAGGACGCCATGCAGTACGGCGTGCTGGCCGGCTACCCGCTCGTCGGGTTGAAGTTCACCTTGTTGGACGGCGCGTACCACGAGGTCGACTCTTCGGAAATGGCCTTCAAGATCGCCGGCTCCATGGCGATGAAGGAAGCCGCGAAGAAGGCCGGTCCGGTCATCCTCGAGCCGCTGATGGCCGTCGAGGTCACCACGCCCGAGGACTACATGGGCGATGTGATCGGTGACCTCAACTCCCGCCGTGGCCAGATCCAGGCCATGGAGGAGCGCGCCGGTACCCGTGTCGTCAAGGCACTGGTCCCGCTGTCGGAGATGTTCGGTTACGTCGGTGACCTGCGGTCGCGTACCCAGGGACGTGCCAACTACTCCATGGTGTTCGACTCCTACGCTGAGGTTCCCGCGAACGTCGCGAAGGAAATCATCGCGAAGGCGACAGGGGAGTAGTTCCCTCTCGCTCGCGGGCATAAGGAAAACTCCTGAACGTCCGCACCACCCACCGAGAAACGAATCTCCGTCTGACGACAGCCACGTCGGCCGGTGAGTAAGCAAAACAGTCCAGGAGGACATTCCAGTGGCGAAGGCGAAATTCGAGCGGACCAAGCCGCACGTCAACATCGGGACCATCGGTCACGTCGACCACGGTAAGACCACTCTGACCGCGGCGATCACCAAGGTTCTGCACGACAAGTACCCCGAGCTGAACACGGCCTCGGCGTTCGACCAGATCGACAACGCGCCGGAAGAGAAGCAGCGCGGCATCACGATCAACATCTCGCACGTCGAGTACCAGACCGAGAAGCGTCACTACGCTCACGTGGACGCCCCGGGCCACGCGGACTACATCAAGAACATGATCACCGGTGCGGCGCAGATGGACGGCGCGATCCTCGTGGTCGCGGCGACCGACGGCCCGATGCCGCAGACCCGTGAGCACGTGCTGCTCGCGAAGCAGGTCGGCGTGCCCTACATCGTGGTCGCGCTGAACAAGGCCGACATGGTCGACGACGAGGAGATCCTGGAGCTCGTCGAGCTCGAGGTCCGCGAGCTGCTGTCCTCCCAGGACTTCCCTGGTGACGACGCTCCGGTCGTCAAGGTCTCCGGCCTGAAGGCCCTCGAGGGCGACGCCAAGTGGGGCGAGAGCGTGCTCGAGCTCATGGCGGCCGTCGACGAGAACGTGCCGGACCCGGTGCGTGAGCTCGACAAGCCGTTCCTGATGCCGATCGAAGACGTCTTCACGATCACCGGCCGTGGCACGGTCGTGACCGGCCGTATCGAGCGTGGCCGCGTCAACGTGAACGAAGAGGTCGAGATCGTCGGCATCAAGGAGAAGTCGACCAAGACCACCGTCACCGGTGTCGAGATGTTCCGCAAGCTGCTCGACCAGGGTGAGGCCGGCGACAACGTCGGTCTGCTGGTCCGCGGTATCAAGCGCGAGGACGTCGAGCGCGGCCAGGTCGTCGTGAAGCCGGGCACCACCACCCCGCACACGGAGTTCGAGGGCTCGGTCTACATCCTGTCGAAGGACGAGGGTGGCCGTCACACCCCGTTCTTCAACAACTACCGCCCGCAGTTCTACTTCCGTACCACGGACGTGACCGGCGTCGTCACCCTCAAGGAGGGTGTCGAGATGGTCATGCCGGGCGACAACACGGACATCAGCGTCGTGCTGATCCAGCCGGTCGCCATGGACGAGGGCCTGCGTTTCGCCATCCGTGAGGGTGGCCGGACCGTGGGCGCCGGCCAGGTCACCAAGATCGTCAAGTGATTTGACGCCGACCCGGGGGTGGTTACACCCCCGGGTTCAAGGCGTCAAATCACGTGTGCGACACTATTCAGGTTGCTCGTCCTGGGGCGGCCGAACCTTGCGAGTCAGTTGACTAGCAGGTTCCGGCCGCCCTGGTATGAGCGGCCACGGTCCGCGGAGCACTTCCTTCGGGTGAGGCTAGCGGGCAAGGGCGTTTGAGACGGCGATCCAAGCATTTCCGCCGGCTCGATGCCTCCTCACGTTGAGGAAGACCAGGCAAGACGAAGATCCCGCGGGATCCGTCTGTGCGTCGGGCTCGACACGCCCGACCGCGTGGACCGGGGACAGGGCCGTTGAACTGGGAAAACCTCAGTCAGGCTGAGGTTTGAAAAGACAAAAGCGGCACGAGACGACAAGGAACGAGCAGCCACCATGGCGGGACAGAAGATCCGCATCCGGCTCAAGGCCTACGACCACGAGGCGATTGACACCTCGGCGCGCAAGATCGTCGAGACGGTCACGCGCACCGGCGCCCGTGTTGTCGGGCCGGTGCCGCTGCCCACCGAGAAGAACGTTTACTGCGTCATCCGCTCGCCGCACAAGTACAAGGATTCGCGCGAGCACTTCGAGATGCGCACGCACAAGCGTCTGATCGACATCCTCGACCCGACGCCGAAGACGGTCGACGCGCTCATGCGCATCGACCTGCCGGCGAGCGTCGACGTCAACATCCAGTAGCGGCTGGCGAGCGGCGGAGAGTAAGAGACTCATGTCTGACAGGCAAATGAAGGGCATTCTGGGCACCAAGCTCGGTATGACCCAGGTCTTCGACGAGAACAACCGGGTCGTCCCGGTGACCGTCGTGCAGGCCGGTCCGAACGTGGTCACCCAGGTTCGGACCCAGGAAACCGACGGCTACAAGGCCGTGCAGCTGGCTTTCGGCGCGGTCGACCCGCGCCGGGTCAACAAGCCGCGCACCGGCCACTTCGACAAGGCGAGCGTGACCCCGCGCCGTTTCCTTGCCGAGCTGCGTACCACCGATGCGGACACCTACGAAGTCGGCCAGGAGATCACCGCTGAGGTGTTCGAGGCCGGTATCGAGGTCGACGTGACCGGTACCAGCAAGGGCAAGGGCTACGCCGGTGTCATGAAGCGTCACGGCTTCAAGGGCCAGGGCGCGAGCCACGGTGCCCAGGCCGTGCACCGCAAGCCCGGCTCGATCGGTGGCTGCGCCACCCCGGGCCGCGTCTTCAAGGGCCTGCGCATGGCGGGCCGGATGGGCAACGACCGGGTCACCACGCAGAACCTGACCGTGCACGCGGTGCGTGCCGAGGACGGCCTGCTGCTGATCAAGGGCGCCGTGCCCGGTCCCAAGGGCGGCCTGCTGTTCGTTCGCAGCGCCGCGAAGGGTGGTAACTGAACATGACCAGCGTCGAGCTGAAGACCCCGGCCGGTAAAGCCGACGGCACGGTCGAGCTCCCCTCGGAGATCTTCGACGTGCAGGCCAACGTGCCCCTCATGCACCAGGTCGTGGTGGGCCAGCTGGCCGCCGCGCGCCAGGGCACGCATGACACCAAGACCCGCGGTGAAGTCCGCGGTGGTGGCAAGAAGCCGTACCGCCAGAAGGGCACCGGCCGCGCCCGCCAGGGTTCGACCCGTGCGCCGCAGTTCACCGGTGGTGGCGTCGTCCACGGCCCCACGCCGCGTGACTACACCCAGCGCACCCCGAAGAAGATGAAGGCCGCCGCCCTGCGTGGCGCCCTCTCGGACCGGGCCCGCGCCGGACAGCTGCACGTCGTCACCGAACTGGTGGCCGGCGAGAAGCCGTCCACCAAGTCCGCCAAGGCCGTCATCGCCGCGGTGACCCAGGCCAAGCGCGTTCTCGTGGTGCTGCACCGCGACGACGAGCTGAGCTGGAACTCGCTGCGGAACCTGGCCGAGGTCCACCTCATCACGCCCGACCAGCTCAACACCTACGACGTGTTGGTCAACGACGACGTGGTGTTCACCAAGGCCGCTTACGACGTGTTCGTCGCCGGTCCCGTCCGGGGCAAGGGCGCGAAGGCTTCGGCCAAATCGAGCGAACTGTCGGGGGCCGACCTCGACAACTCGACTGGAGCGGGAACAGAAGGGAGTGACGAGCAGTGAGTGCGATCGCCATCCCCGATCCCCGCGACATCTTGCTCGCGCCGGTGATCTCCGAGAAGTCCTACGGGCTGCTCGAGGACCACAAGTACACGTTCATCGTCCGCCCGGACGCCAACAAGACCCAGATCAAGATCGCGGTCGAGAAGGTGTTCGGCGTCAAGGTGGTCAGCGTCAACACGGCCAACCGCCAGGGCAAGCGTAAGCGGACTCGCGCCGGCTTCGGCAAGCGCAAGGACACCAAGCGCGCCATCGTGACTCTTTCGGCTGAGAGCAAGCCGATCGAGATCTTCGGCGGACCCACCGCGTAAAGGACTGAGCTGACACATGGGCATCCGCAAGTACAAGCCGACGACCCCGGGTCGTCGCGGTTCCAGCGTCTCCGACTTCGCCGAGATCACTCGGTCCACGCCGGAGAAGTCGCTGCTGCGTCCGCTGAGCAAGTCCGGCGGCCGTAACTCCAGCGGCAAGATCACCACCCGGCACAAGGGTGGTGGCCACAAGCGTGCGTACCGGCTGATCGACTTCCGCCGGAACGACAAGGACGGCGTTCCCGCCAAGGTGGCGCACATCGAGTACGACCCCAACCGGTCCGCTCGTATCGCGCTCCTGCACTACGCCGACGGCGAGAAGCGCTACATCATCGCCCCGGAGAAGCTCAAGCAGGGTGACACGGTCGAGAACGGCCCCCGCGCCGACATCAAGCCGGGTAACAACCTGCCGCTGCGCAACATCCCGGTCGGCACCGTGATCCATGCGATCGAGCTCCGCCCCGGTGGCGGCGCGAAGATGGCGCGGTCCGCCGGTGCCAAGGTGCAGCTGGTGGCGAAGGACGGGCCGTACGCCCAGCTTCGTCTCCCGTCGGGCGAGATCCGCAACGTCGACGTGCGCAACCGCGCCACCATCGGCGAGGTCGGCAACTCCGACCACTCCAACATCAACTGGGGCAAGGCGGGTCGTAACCGCTGGCGCGGCAAGCGCCCCACCGTCCGTGGTGTCGTCATGAACCCGGTCGACCACCCGCACGGTGGTGGTGAGGGTAAGACCTCCGGTGGTCGCCACCCGGTGAACCCGAACGGAAAGCCCGAAGGCCGCACCCGCCGCCGCAAGGCCTCCGACGCCATGATCGTCCGCCGCCGGCGTACCGGCAAGAAGCGCTGAGCAGGGAGGTAGAAGAACATGCCACGCAGCCTTAAGAAGGGCCCCTTCGTGGACGACCACCTGCTCAAGAAGGTGGACGCGCTCAACGAGTCGGGCAAGAAGACCGTGATCAAGACGTGGTCGCGTCGTTCCACGATCATCCCGGATTTCCTGGGTCACACGATCGCGGTGCACGACGGCCGCAAGCACGTCCCGGTGTTCGTCACCGAGGCGATGGTGGGTCACAAGTTGGGCGAGTTCGCCCCGACCAGGACCTTCAAGGGCCACATCAAGGACGACCGCAAGTCGCGCCGCCGCTGAGCGGGCACGAGAGAACAAGGAAGCTAGCGATGAACGCCCAGAACGACGTGGCCGAGGCTTTGCCGACGGCTTACGCGCGGGCTCGCTTCGTCCGGGACTCGCCTACCAAGGTGCGCCGGGTGATCGAGCTGATCAAGGGACGTAGCGCCGCCGACGCCTTGGCCGTGCTCCAGTTCGCCCCGCAGGCGGCAAGCGAGCCGGTCGCGAAGGTGCTCGCCAGCGCCATGGCCAACGCCGAGAACAACCTCGATCTCGACCCCGACACCCTCTGGGTCAAGAACGCCTACGCCGACGAGGGCCCGACCCTCAAGCGCATCCGTCCGCGGGCCCAGGGCCGCGCGTACCGGATCCGCAAGCGGACCAGCCACATCACCGTCGAGGTGGAGTCGCGTCCGAAGGCCGAAGCCAAGAAGGCACAGGGCAAGAAGAAGGCAGGTGGCCGGTAGTGGGCCAGAAGATCAACCCGCACGGCTTCCGCCTGGGTATCACCACGGACTGGAAGTCGCGTTGGTACGCCGACAAGCAGTACGCGGAGTACGTGGCCGAGGACGTCAAGATCCGGAAGCTGCTGTCCACGGGCATGGAGCGCGCCGGGATCTCCAAGGTCGAGATCGAGCGCACCCGTGACCGGGTCCGCGTCGACATCCACACCGCCCGGCCGGGCATCGTCATCGGCCGTCGCGGCGCGGAGGCCGACCGCATCCGCGGCGCGCTGGAGAAGCTGACCGCCAAGCAGGTCCAGCTGAACATCCTCGAGGTCAAGAACCCCGAGGCCGACGCCCAGCTCGTCGCTCAGGGTGTCGCGGAGCAGCTGAGCAACCGGGTGGCGTTCCGCCGCGCGATGCGCAAGGCGATCCAGACCTCCATGCGTTCGCCGCAGGTCAAGGGCATCCGCGTGCAGTGCGGCGGTCGTCTCGGCGGTGCCGAGATGTCCCGCTCCGAGCACTACCGCGATGGCCGCGTCCCGCTGCACACGCTGCGCGCCGACATCGACTACGGCTTCTTCGAGGCCAAGACGACGTTCGGTCGCATCGGCGTGAAGGTGTGGATCTACAAGGGCGAGCTCGTGGGCGGCCTCAAGGCCAGGGAGGCGCGTGACGCCGCCGCGGCCGCCGAGCGTGCCCCGCGCCGCGACCGTGGTGACCGTCCCGCCCGCCCGCGCCGTTCCGGTGCGTCGGGCACGACGCCGACCTCGACCGAAGCCGGCCGGGCGGCCGCCGCCGCGAAGAGCGGCGACGCTCCCAAGGGCGACACGGCCACCGAGGCCCCGGCTGCTGAGACTGCAGAAAAGACGGAGGGCTGACACGTGCTCATCCCGCGCAGGGTCAAGCACCGGAAGCAGCACTCCCCGAAGCGCCACGGTGCCGCCAAGGGCGGTACGAACGTGAGCTTCGGCGAGTACGGCATCCAGGCGCTTGAGCACAGCTACGTGACCAACCGGCAGATCGAGTCCGCTCGTATCGCCATGACGCGTCACATCAAGCGTGGTGGCAAGGTGTGGACGACCATCTACCCGGACCGCCCGCTGACCAAGAAGCCGGCGGAAACCCGCATGGGTTCCGGTAAGGGTTCGCCCGAGTGGTGGATCGCCAACGTGAAGCCGGGCCGCGTGATGTTCGAGATCTCGTTCCCGAACGAGGAGACCGCCCGTGAGGCGCTCCGTCGCGCGATCCACAAGCTGCCCATGAAGTGCCGCATCGTGACCCGTGAAGGTGGTGAGTTCTGATGGCGAAGGCAGGTGCCGCCCAGGCATCGGAGCTGCGTGAGCTCACCGCGGAAGAGCTCGTTCTGCGTCTGAAGGAATACAAGGAGGAGCTCTTCAACCTCCGCTTCCAGATGGCGACCGGACAGCTCGACAACAACCGCCGTCTGCGCACCGTCCGCACGGACATCGCGCGGATCTACACGGTCATGCGCGAGCGTGAACTCGGCCTGTCCGTTTCCCCTGACGCCGAGAGTGAAGGTGCCGCATGAGCGAGCAGCCCAACGCTGAGGCGGCCCCCCGCAACGACCGCAAGGTCCGTGAGGGTTACGTCGTCTCGGACAAGATGAACAAGACGATCGTGGTCGAGCTCGAGGACCGCAAGAAGCACCGTCGTTACGCCAAGGTTCTCCGCAGCACCAGCAAGGTCAAGGTGCACGACGAGAACAACGAGGCGGGCGTGGGCGACCGGGTCACCCTGATGGAGACCCGCCCGCTGTCGGCGACCAAGCGCTGGCGTCTGGTGCAGATCGTGGAGAAGGCCAAGTAAGTAGGGCTCTTTTTGAGTCCCTCAGTTCCGCAAGGCTCGCGGCTGAACATCGAAAGATGAGCGCGAGAACCAGCGCGACATACAGGAGTAGACGTGATCCAGCAGGAGTCGCGGCTTCGGGTTGCCGACAACACGGGCGCGAAGGAAATCCTTTGCATCCGCGTTCTCGGCGGCTCGGGGCGGCGCTACGCGGGCATCGGCGACATCATCGTCGCCACCGTGAAGGACGCCATGCCGGCTGCCGGCGTGAAGAAGGGTGACGTCGTCAAGGCCGTCATCGTTCGCACGCGCAAGGAGCGCCGTCGTCCGGACGGTTCTTACATCCGCTTCGACGAGAACGCTGCTGTGCTCATCAAGAACGACAATGAGCCCCGCGGCACCCGCATCTTCGGGCCGGTCGGCCGCGAGCTGCGCGACCGAAAGTTCATGAAGATCATTTCGCTCGCGCCGGAGGTGTTGTAGAGCATGAAGGTGAAGAAGGGCGACACGGTCGTCGTCATCGCCGGCAAGGACAAGGGTGCCAAGGGCAAGGTCATCCAGGCCTACCCCGAGCGCGAGCGCGTGCTGGTCGAAGGCGTGAACCGGATCAAGAAGCACACCCGGATCTCGCAGACCCAGCGCGGCGCGCAGTCCGGTGGCATCGTCACCCAGGAGGCGCCCATCCACGTCTCGAACGTGATGGTCGTCGACTCCGACGGCAAGCCGACTCGCATCGGCTACCGCGTCGGCGAGGACGGCAAGAAGGTCCGGGTCGCGCGCCGGAACGGTAAGGACATCTGATCATGACCACCGCAGAGAAGATCGCCCCGCGCCTCAAGGTGCGGTACCGCGAGGAGATCAAGGGACAGCTCCAGGAGGAGTTCTCCTTCGAGAACGTCCACCAGATCCCGGGCGTCGTCAAGGTCGTCGTGAACATGGGTGTCGGTGACGCCGCCCGTGACAGCAAGCTGATCGAAGGCGCCATCCGCGACCTGACCGCGATCACCGGGCAGAAGCCCGAGGTTCGCAAGGCTCGCAAGTCCATCGCGCAGTTCAAGCTGCGTGAGGGCCAGCCGATCGGTGCGCGCGTCACGCTGCGCGGCGACCGGATGTGGGAGTTCCTCGACCGGCTGCTGACCATCGCGCTTCCGCGTATCCGTGACTTCCGCGGGCTTTCGCCGAAGCAGTTCGACGGCAACGGCAACTACACGTTCGGTCTCAACGAGCAGTCCATGTTCCACGAGATCGACCCGGACGCCATCGACCGCCCGCGCGGTATGGACGTCACTGTCGTCACCACCGCCAACACCGACGACGAGGGCCGCGCGCTGCTTCGCAAGCTCGGCTTCCCGTTCAAGGAGAACTGAGTCGATGGCCAAGAAAGCACTGGTCCACAAGGCCGCGAAGACGCCGAAGTTCAAGGTTCGCGGTTACACGCGCTGCCAGCGATGCGGTCGCCCGCACTCGGTGTTCCGCAAGTTCGGGCTCTGCCGGATCTGCCTTCGCGAGATGGCACACGCGGGCGAGCTGCCCGGCGTCCGCAAGTCCAGCTGGTAAGAGTCTTTTTTAACTCCCACTTCGCCACAGGCCCCGCACGTATCGCAGGGAACCAGGGCGAGAAAGGTTGACAGGTCACCATGACGATGACCGACCCCATCGCAGACTTCTTGACCCGTCTGCGTAACGCGAACTCGGCTTACCACGACGAGGTCGTGCTTCCCCACTCGAAGATCAAGGCGAACATCGCCGAGATCCTCAAGCGCGAGGGCTACATCTCGGGCTACCGCGACGAGCCGGGCGAGAAGCACAAGAACCTCATCGTGGAGCTGAAGTACGGCCCCAACCGTGAGCGCAGCATCGCCGGCCTTCGCCGCGTGTCCAAGCCCGGCCTGCGGGTCTACGCAAAATCGACCGAACTGCCGTCGGTT encodes the following:
- the fusA gene encoding elongation factor G, encoding MAREVLTDLNKVRNIGIMAHIDAGKTTTTERILFYTGVNYKIGEVHDGAATMDWMEEEQKRGITITSAATTTFWADHQINIIDTPGHVDFTVEVERSLRVLDGAVAVFDGKEGVEPQSEQVWRQADKYEVPRICFVNKMDKLGADFYFTVRTIEERLGARPLVIQLPIGAENEFEGVIDLVRMKALTWRGEVQKGEDYAVEEIPAELADKAAEYREKLVEAIAETDDSLMEKFLEGEELTEAELKAGIRKLTVNREAYPVLTGSAFKNKGVQPMLDAVIDYLPSPLDVPAVEGTLPDGETVVSRKPSTEEPFSALAFKIAAHPFFGKLTYIRVYSGKVASGAQLINATKERKERIGKLFQMHSNKENPVDEAQAGHIYAVIGLKDTTTGDTLADPQNPVVLESMTFPAPVIRVAIEPKTKADQEKLSLAIQKLAEEDPTFQVNLDEDTGQTIIAGMGELHLEVLVNRMKSDYKVEANIGKPQVAYRETVRKTVEKLDYVHKKQTGGSGQFAKVIVKLEPLESTDGALYEFSNKVTGGRVPREYIPSVDAGAQDAMQYGVLAGYPLVGLKFTLLDGAYHEVDSSEMAFKIAGSMAMKEAAKKAGPVILEPLMAVEVTTPEDYMGDVIGDLNSRRGQIQAMEERAGTRVVKALVPLSEMFGYVGDLRSRTQGRANYSMVFDSYAEVPANVAKEIIAKATGE
- the rpsL gene encoding 30S ribosomal protein S12, whose amino-acid sequence is MPTIQQLVRKGRQDKAAKQKTAALKGSPQRRGVCTRVYTTTPKKPNSALRKVARVKLTSGIEVTAYIPGEGHNLQEHSMVLVRGGRVKDLPGVRYKIIRGSLDTQGVKNRKQARSRYGAKKEKS
- the rpsG gene encoding 30S ribosomal protein S7, whose product is MPRKGPAPKRPLISDPVYASPLVTQLVNKVLKDGKRSLAERIVYGALEGAREKTGTDPVVTLKRALDNVKPTIEVKSRRVGGATYQVPIEVKPGRSTTLALRWLVSFSQARREKTMIERLQNELLDASNGLGASVKRREDTHKMAESNKAFAHYRW
- the rplC gene encoding 50S ribosomal protein L3, which gives rise to MSDRQMKGILGTKLGMTQVFDENNRVVPVTVVQAGPNVVTQVRTQETDGYKAVQLAFGAVDPRRVNKPRTGHFDKASVTPRRFLAELRTTDADTYEVGQEITAEVFEAGIEVDVTGTSKGKGYAGVMKRHGFKGQGASHGAQAVHRKPGSIGGCATPGRVFKGLRMAGRMGNDRVTTQNLTVHAVRAEDGLLLIKGAVPGPKGGLLFVRSAAKGGN
- the rplW gene encoding 50S ribosomal protein L23; translated protein: MSAIAIPDPRDILLAPVISEKSYGLLEDHKYTFIVRPDANKTQIKIAVEKVFGVKVVSVNTANRQGKRKRTRAGFGKRKDTKRAIVTLSAESKPIEIFGGPTA
- the rplB gene encoding 50S ribosomal protein L2, which codes for MGIRKYKPTTPGRRGSSVSDFAEITRSTPEKSLLRPLSKSGGRNSSGKITTRHKGGGHKRAYRLIDFRRNDKDGVPAKVAHIEYDPNRSARIALLHYADGEKRYIIAPEKLKQGDTVENGPRADIKPGNNLPLRNIPVGTVIHAIELRPGGGAKMARSAGAKVQLVAKDGPYAQLRLPSGEIRNVDVRNRATIGEVGNSDHSNINWGKAGRNRWRGKRPTVRGVVMNPVDHPHGGGEGKTSGGRHPVNPNGKPEGRTRRRKASDAMIVRRRRTGKKR
- the rpsJ gene encoding 30S ribosomal protein S10; its protein translation is MAGQKIRIRLKAYDHEAIDTSARKIVETVTRTGARVVGPVPLPTEKNVYCVIRSPHKYKDSREHFEMRTHKRLIDILDPTPKTVDALMRIDLPASVDVNIQ
- the rplD gene encoding 50S ribosomal protein L4, translated to MTSVELKTPAGKADGTVELPSEIFDVQANVPLMHQVVVGQLAAARQGTHDTKTRGEVRGGGKKPYRQKGTGRARQGSTRAPQFTGGGVVHGPTPRDYTQRTPKKMKAAALRGALSDRARAGQLHVVTELVAGEKPSTKSAKAVIAAVTQAKRVLVVLHRDDELSWNSLRNLAEVHLITPDQLNTYDVLVNDDVVFTKAAYDVFVAGPVRGKGAKASAKSSELSGADLDNSTGAGTEGSDEQ
- the tuf gene encoding elongation factor Tu, translating into MAKAKFERTKPHVNIGTIGHVDHGKTTLTAAITKVLHDKYPELNTASAFDQIDNAPEEKQRGITINISHVEYQTEKRHYAHVDAPGHADYIKNMITGAAQMDGAILVVAATDGPMPQTREHVLLAKQVGVPYIVVALNKADMVDDEEILELVELEVRELLSSQDFPGDDAPVVKVSGLKALEGDAKWGESVLELMAAVDENVPDPVRELDKPFLMPIEDVFTITGRGTVVTGRIERGRVNVNEEVEIVGIKEKSTKTTVTGVEMFRKLLDQGEAGDNVGLLVRGIKREDVERGQVVVKPGTTTPHTEFEGSVYILSKDEGGRHTPFFNNYRPQFYFRTTDVTGVVTLKEGVEMVMPGDNTDISVVLIQPVAMDEGLRFAIREGGRTVGAGQVTKIVK